CCGCCAGACCTGACGGTTGAAGGGCGCCAGTTCCTCCTCCTCAGCGGTCCAGACCGTCACCGGGGTGGAGTCGGTGACGGTGAGAACATCGACGAATCCCAGATACGCGCGCGACCAGGCATCGGGGAAGACCGGCACCGCGCCGAAGAGAATACGGCGCTGGCCTTCCACTTCGGTCTCGATGCCGACATCGTTGGCGTTGTTATCCATCAGACTGAAGTTGCCGACCTGGGTGGTGAAGTTGAAGGTGTTGTAGAGGTCGACCAGTCCGAGTTGGTGGCCAAACTCGTGGGCCAGCACGCCATTGAGCACGCCGATGCGTCCGTCCTGACTGATTGTTTCCGGCACGAGAATGGCTTCGCCGAGAGTGTCGGCGCCGCCGTTGAGAATGACCGGATCGTCGCGGCGGATGAAGACCGAAAACAGATCATGCGGCGAATCGTTGAGCACGTCGAACTGGCGGCTGGTACCGGCGTGGAAGATGATGACGCCATCGTAGTCGGCGAAGCGGATCGCAGGATCGGCGGCGGCGGCGTTGGCGGCATCCTCAATGAACTGCCGCAGCCCGAAGACCAGCCCCGAGTCGCCATCGCGCTCGCGGCCATAGAAGCCGGTCGGTTGCGGCACACGGTAGGCGCTGTCTTCGGCGACCGGAAAGACATGCGATTCCAGCGACAGACGGCCGTTGGAGACGACATTCCAGTACGCGTTGAGCGCGCGCAGATGGGCCGCGAAGTAGCGGCGATTGTGCGGGCTGGTGTCGAAGCTGTGCCCGGCGGAATCGAAGAAGATGGTCGTGTCGCGCAGATCGAAGCGGCCGCGTCCGGTGGTCAGCGGATCATCGGACTCCTCGTAGGGGAACTCGACGCGGATGGCGAGGATACGCAGCGTGACCGGATCGGCCAGCGCGCGTTTGCCGAGCGCATGCGGCGTCGGACGTTCCAGACCGAGAAGATTGCGTTGCGATGGCCCTCCCGGACAGAGGCAGCGCGGCAGATCGGCGCGGTTGACGGTCGAGTCGACCACGAGTCGGGCGCGGGAGATCGGGAGGATGCCCCCGGCGGCGCCGACATGGATCGAAGAGAGCACGATGATCAGTGGAACCAAAAGCAGGCTCGGCAGAAGCCCCGCCCTCCCCGGTCGCAAGGAGGATTCCTTGCGCATGATGGGTCCGCGCGGCCGTCCGCCGCAGTGGATCGCCCGCCCGAAGTGGAAATGATCAGTTGGCCGTGTCGCCACCGTTAGAACCGTCCTGAGAGACTGTAAAAGAGCGTGTTGGCCAAGGGGAGGTCCTTGGACGACGGGATGTAGGCGAAATCGAGGCGCAGGTTGGAGAACGAGATGCCCGCGCCGACGGTCGGCGTCTTGACCTCGCCGTCTTCGTCGTACATGTACCCGGCGCGCCCCGAGAAGAACGAGCCGTAGCGGTACTCGAAGCCGGCGTTATAGATGATCTGCTTGAGTTCGGACTGGTCGCTCTCGCCGATGTTGACGATCTCCTTGTTCAGGTCGGCGACGAGGATCAGGTTGTTGAAGGGCGAGCTCCAGAGATGGTAGGCGACGCCGAGCGCGAGGTTGCGCGGCAGCGGGTCGGATTGCTGGGCATCGATGTAGGAGATATTCGGGCCGAGGTTGGTCAGGGCGCCGCCGACCGTGAGGCGTTTCCAGGGCGTCTTGTAGAGGAAACCGGCGTCCATGGCGAAGGCGCTGCCGGATCCGGAGCCGATCTCGGCGCCGGCGCCCTGATCGGCAAGGCGCGAGTAGATGAACTTGGCGGACAACCCGGCGGCCAGCGACGGGGTCAGGCGGGTGCCATACGAGACGGTGGCGGCCATGTCAAAGGAGTTAAACGAGGCACCGATGTTGCCGAGCTCGTCGCGGCGTTCGATCTCGCCGAACGAGAGGAACGGCAGCGAGAGCCCGATGGTGCCGATGCCGTCGATGTGGGTGACGACGCTCGGGAAGATGTAATACAGATCGAGTTTGAAGTCGGGCAGCCAGGGGGCATACATGAACGAGACTTCCTTGTGCGGCCGCTGGTAGATGACGACGCGCTCGTTGGTGATGAACCAGTAGTCGCCGCCCTGCTCGCAGATGGCGCCGACCTGATCGCGGTCGAGGTCGGCATGGTAGTAGCGTCCCCACTCGCCGTTGTCGACTTCGAGCTGGCCGACCTCGGTGGCGACATAGAGGCGGTCGCCGGAGCCAACGATGTCGGTGACGCGCGAGCCGGCCGGGTTGCGATAGACATAGATGGTGCGTCCCGCCTCCACCCGTCCGCCCTCGAGTTTGTTGTAACTGGTGATGTACTCCGTCAGACGGCTCACCCGGTCGGGGGTGGCGCGATTGCCGAGACGCGACTCGGCGATCGCCTGCGCGGTGGTGGCCTCGGGGACGGTCATCGCTTCGTAGCCGAAGGAGGTCCAGCGGCCGCGGGCGTAACGGAAAGTGCCGAGCGTGGTGCCGACCCAGAGACGGTCGTAGCCGTCGAGGGCCAGCGCGGTGATGTCGCCGCGCAAGCCGAGCGAGTACGGGATCGAGGCGTTGTTGCCGGCGGCGGGGGCGGCCTCGGCGCCGAGGCCGTTGAGCGCGCGCACTTCGGCGGCGACACGGGCGATGGCGACCTCATCCTGCGAGTCCATCCACTGGCCGATGGCCTGCTCGAGGGTCTCGCCGACGCTCATCGTGATGACGGAATTGGCGACAAAGCGGCCGTCGTTGTAGAGCGCTAGCCCCTTGTCGGTGACCACCCAACCGCGGGTGGCATCGGAGAGGGCGACCTTCAGGACGCGCATCGACGGGAGGCCTTCGCTTGCGCCCAGCGACGACCATTGGCCGGAGTGACGCACGAAGATGCCGTCGTTGGTGCCGACCCAGAGACGGCGTCCGCTGGTGACGGCCAGGCAGTTGACGACGGTCTTGTCCCATTCCTCAATGCCGGCGGGCGCGGGCACGCGCTCCCAGCGGGCGCCATCGAAGGCGACGACGCCGTTGGCGGAGGCGACATAGAGGACTTCGCCGTCGCCGGCGATGGCATTGATCGGCGCGCGCAAAAGGTCGGTCAGGCGCACGTCGATCGCCGCCGGCAGAATGGGCGAGATCGAGCGCTCCATCGCGAAGCGCACGCGATCCAATTGCGTCTCCTCGGTGACCGGGCCGGAGGGCGGCAGAGCCGCGATCGCGGCGCGCAGTTCCATCAGATGTTCGGTGTCGACGCGTCCTTCGTTGAAGGCGACGCGGAATTCGCGTCCGACGTTTTCGAGGATGGTGCGATCACGGTACCCCTCGGGCGTGGCCTCGGCCAGCCGGGTGATGAAGCTCTCCATTTCCTGCGCCGTGATGCCGGCCTGCGCCGCGACCGACTGGCGGGCGATGGCGTCGGCGTCTTCCTCGGAGAGGAAGGGCGCATAGCGGCGAATGGCCGCCCCGAGCGAGCCGACGTTTTCGGTTTCCAGCCGGATGCGATCCGGTTCGCCGCCCTTGAGGCGGAAGACGCGCAGGCCCTGATCGGTGAGGATCCACAGATCGTAGGCCTGGAAGTTGTCATAGGGGAGGCCGTTTTTGAGCGCGACGGCGTCGAGCACCACGCCGCCGGCGTTCATCGGGTAGGCGCTCCATTCGGTGTTGAGCGGGTAGGCGCCGAGGCCGGCCGGGTTCCAGTGCGTGGCGGTGGCGTCATCGGCCATGGCGACAAAGGTGCCGCCCATGCCGGCGGCGCGCGCGCCGGTGGGAATGCGGAGGAAAAGCACGCCGGCGTTGACCTGGGCCTGCGCTTCCACGGGGCAAAGCATCAGGCCGCAGGCCACGATCAGAATCGCGACGGCGAGGTGTTGGGTTTTCAGCATCGGTTGATCCTTCCCTTTGGTTCTATGCCGAAGGGGTGCAAGCACTCTCCGGCGGGCGACGAACTGATTATTTGCGAACTGTTTAGTGTCGCGCATTCACCTGATTGTTCAGATCAGCGCGACACGACGACTTTCATCTCCCTATAGGCCTTTTTATCGACAATCTGACCGTCATCGGCCAGCACTTGTCCAACGGCTTCCAATTGAGCGAGGTAGACGCCGTTGGCGACACGGTCGCCAGTGTTGTCGCGTCCGTCCCAACTCGTCAGTCCATCCTGGGCATCGGCCTCCCAGATCAACCGTCCGGCGAGCGTGAAGAGCCGGATGCGGGCAGAAGTAATGGCACGGGTGGCGCGGAAATAGAAGGTCGTCAGGTCGGACAGGGGGTTGGGGTGGTTCAAGAATTCAGTTAAGCGAAAGTCGATATCCGTTTCTTTTGCAACGACTTGAAGATCATAATCCGAGGCGGTCGAGTTATTGGCATTGTCCCATACTTTGAGCTGAAGGCGGTGCGCACCCTGTGTCAGGCCGGCGATGCTGAATTGGGCTTTGCCCTTGTTGGGTGAGCCGGGGTCGTACACGAAGAGGTCCGTCAGATCGGCGAAGGGCGT
Above is a genomic segment from bacterium containing:
- a CDS encoding PorV/PorQ family protein, with the translated sequence MLKTQHLAVAILIVACGLMLCPVEAQAQVNAGVLFLRIPTGARAAGMGGTFVAMADDATATHWNPAGLGAYPLNTEWSAYPMNAGGVVLDAVALKNGLPYDNFQAYDLWILTDQGLRVFRLKGGEPDRIRLETENVGSLGAAIRRYAPFLSEEDADAIARQSVAAQAGITAQEMESFITRLAEATPEGYRDRTILENVGREFRVAFNEGRVDTEHLMELRAAIAALPPSGPVTEETQLDRVRFAMERSISPILPAAIDVRLTDLLRAPINAIAGDGEVLYVASANGVVAFDGARWERVPAPAGIEEWDKTVVNCLAVTSGRRLWVGTNDGIFVRHSGQWSSLGASEGLPSMRVLKVALSDATRGWVVTDKGLALYNDGRFVANSVITMSVGETLEQAIGQWMDSQDEVAIARVAAEVRALNGLGAEAAPAAGNNASIPYSLGLRGDITALALDGYDRLWVGTTLGTFRYARGRWTSFGYEAMTVPEATTAQAIAESRLGNRATPDRVSRLTEYITSYNKLEGGRVEAGRTIYVYRNPAGSRVTDIVGSGDRLYVATEVGQLEVDNGEWGRYYHADLDRDQVGAICEQGGDYWFITNERVVIYQRPHKEVSFMYAPWLPDFKLDLYYIFPSVVTHIDGIGTIGLSLPFLSFGEIERRDELGNIGASFNSFDMAATVSYGTRLTPSLAAGLSAKFIYSRLADQGAGAEIGSGSGSAFAMDAGFLYKTPWKRLTVGGALTNLGPNISYIDAQQSDPLPRNLALGVAYHLWSSPFNNLILVADLNKEIVNIGESDQSELKQIIYNAGFEYRYGSFFSGRAGYMYDEDGEVKTPTVGAGISFSNLRLDFAYIPSSKDLPLANTLFYSLSGRF